One genomic window of Podarcis muralis chromosome 9, rPodMur119.hap1.1, whole genome shotgun sequence includes the following:
- the LRAT gene encoding lecithin retinol acyltransferase, whose translation MNQEQLQPQNKNKISTMKNPMYEIASLLLEKFLLLANFKLLGVGSGAEEEEKKKRCCYYDTTYFKPGDLLEVPRTLFIHFGIYLGDNRVAHLMPDILPALTNDQKQIQKVVTNKRLIFGVITKMARIRVDTVEDFAYGGSILVNHMDKLFKNNVLRDEEVVCRAEKLVGATEYSLLWNNCEHFVTFCRYGSPVSFQTEKFCETVKMIIRDQRSVLASALLGLVSILCLGLAPSTTLPTIIIPFILWMAG comes from the exons ATGAATCAGGAGCAGCTGCAGCCGCAGAATAAGAATAAGATCAGCACCATGAAAAACCCCATGTATGAAATAGCATCCCTGCTACTGGAGAAGTTTCTGCTGCTTGCCAACTTCAAACTTCTCGGTGTGGGCTCCGgtgcagaggaagaagagaagaagaaacgaTGCTGTTATTATGATACCACCTATTTCAAGCCGGGGGATTTGCTGGAGGTGCCCCGAACACTCTTCATTCATTTTGGCATCTACCTGGGGGATAACCGGGTGGCTCACCTTATGCCAGATATCCTGCCTGCTCTCACCAACGACCAGAAACAGATCCAGAAGGTGGTGACTAACAAGAGACTCATCTTTGGTGTCATCACTAAAATGGCCAGGATCCGTGTGGACACAGTGGAAGACTTTGCCTATGGAGGCTCTATTCTGGTAAACCACATGGACAAACTCTTCAAGAACAACGTCCTGCGTGATGAAGAGGTGGTCTGCAGAGCAGAAAAGCTGGTGGGTGCCACTGAATACAGCTTGCTGTGGAACAACTGTGAACATTTTGTGACCTTCTGCAGATATGGCTCTCCAGTCAGCTTCCAGACTGAGAAG TTCTGTGAAACGGTGAAGATGATTATTCGGGACCAGAGGAGTGTTCTTGCTTCAGCACTGCTGGGACTGGTTTCTATACTCTGCCTGGGTCTGGCACCTTCTACTACCCTCCCTACCATCATTATTCCATTCATTTTGTGGATGGCGGGTTAA